From Rissa tridactyla isolate bRisTri1 chromosome 7, bRisTri1.patW.cur.20221130, whole genome shotgun sequence, a single genomic window includes:
- the LOC128913044 gene encoding cytochrome P450 27C1, with amino-acid sequence MSFFTRVLAMKGKQRLEPQRTYFYQGVFARGFHRLPRLCGPGSLGVRNDPPAAAEDKGAGAMVAAPGGPGRLLEPTRRQLGRVKSLQEMPGPNTLYNLYEFFWKDGFGRIHEIQQKHTQEYGKIFKSHFGPQFVVSIADRDMVAQVLRAEGRAPQRANMESWQEYRDVRGRATGLISAEGEQWLKMRSVLRQKILKPKDVAVYSEGVNEVITDLIKRIYTLRSQEDDGETVTNINNLFFKYSMEGVATILYECRLGCLENNVPQQTVEYIEALELMFSMFKTTMYAGAIPKWLRPLIPKPWREFCRSWDGLFKFSQIHVDNKLKAIQSQLDQGEEVNGGLLTYLLVSKELTLEEIYANMTEMLLAGVDTTSFTLSWATYLLAKHPEVQQRVYEEIVNKLGKDQVPLSRDVPKLPLIRAVLKETLRLYPVLPGNGRVTQKDLIVGGYFIPKGTQLALCHYTTSYSEENFSMANEFRPERWLRKDNLDRVDNFGSIPFGYGIRSCIGKRVAELEIHLALIQLLQNFEIKISPKTEPVRAKTHGLLTPGNSINVRFSDRK; translated from the exons ATGTCTTTCTTCACCAGAGTTTTGGCGATGAAAGGCAAGCAGAGGCTTGAACCCCAGAGGACTTACTTTTACCAGGGGGTTTTCGCCCGCGGGTTTCACCGGCTGCCCCGGCTCTGCGGCCCCGGCTCCCTGGGGGTGCGGAACGACCCGCCGGCCGCGGCGGAGGACAAAGGCGCGGGGGCCATGgtggcagccccggggggacccGGGCGGCTGCTGGAGCCCACCCGGCGCCAGCTCGGACGGGTGAAGAGCCTGCAAGAAATGCCGGGACCCAACACCCTCTACAACCTCTACGAGTTCTTCTGGAAGGACGGCTTCGGCCGCATCCATGAAATACAG CAAAAACACACTCAGGAATATGGAAAGATCTTCAAGTCTCACTTTGGTCCCCAGTTTGTTGTATCCATTGCAGATCGAGATATGGTTGCTCAAGTCCTCCGGGCAGAAGGTAGAGCACCACAAAGAGCTAACATGGAATCCTGGCAGGAATACAGAGACGTACGAGGGAGAGCCACGGGACTTATTTCTGC GGAAGGGGAACAATGGTTAAAAATGAGGAGTGTGCTGAGGCAAAAAATTCTGAAACCCAAAGATGTGGCCGTTTACTCTGAAGGAGTCAATGAAGTTATCACAGACTTAATTAAGAGAATCTACACCCTCAGAAGTCAAGAGGACGATGGGGAAACAGTGACCAATATTAACAACCTTTTCTTCAAGTATTCAATGGAAG GTGTGGCAACTATTCTGTATGAATGCCGGTTGGGCTGCCTGGAAAACAACGTCCCACAGCAGACTGTTGAATATATTGAGGCTCTGGAGTTGATGTTTAGTATGTTTAAGACCACTATGTATGCAGGTGCTATTCCCAAATGGCTTCGTCCACTTATTCCAAAACCCTGGAGAGAATTCTGCAGATCCTGGGATGGACTCTTCAAATTTA gTCAAATCCATGTTGACAACAAATTGAAGGCTATTCAGTCTCAACTGGACCAAGGAGAAGAAGTGAATGGTGGGCTACTGACATACCTCCTAGTGAGTAAGGAACTTACTTTGGAAGAGATCTATGCCAATATGACTGAAATGCTTCTGGCAGGAGTGGACACA ACTTCTTTTACTTTGTCCTGGGCAACGTACTTGTTGGCAAAGCACCCTGAGGTTCAACAACGTGTTTATGAGGAAATAGTCAATAAGCTGGGGAAAGACCAAGTTCCTCTTTCCCGTGATGTCCCAAAATTGCCTTTGATTAGGGCTGTGCTGAAAGAAACCTTGCG GTTATATCCAGTATTGCCAGGAAATGGAAGAGTGACCCAAAAAGACTTGATCGTTGGAGGATACTTCATACCTAAAGGG ACGCAGCTGGCACTCTGTCATTATACTACTTCATACAGCGAAGAAAATTTCTCAATGGCAAATGAGTTCCGACCTGAGCGCTGGCTGAGGAAAGACAATTTGGACAGAGTAGACAATTTTGGTTCCATCCCCTTTGGTTACGGCATTCGAAGTTGTATAGGAAAAAGAGTTGCAGAGCTGGAAATTCATCTTGCACTGATTCAG